In a single window of the Mesorhizobium shangrilense genome:
- a CDS encoding ABC transporter substrate-binding protein, protein MNFTRRNLLVLAAVIGMAAGPAVAQEALNVGSYPNNPPFEFKAESGNFEGFEVDMVTEAAKRLGMTVNIQGLDFQPLFAATSSGRIDVAISSITITKERLGSQSFTQPYYDSDMGVAAKVDGSVKTLADLKGKIVGVLSGSTGEKWSKENQAAQGFAEIKGYNTQQDVLLDLNAGRVDGVVSDIPGMQYAFTKMQGLAVVDRIKTGEQYGLMMTKDHPLLGKINDALTEMKKDGTTQTIHKKWFGADAPEGSSTVTEAPLPKA, encoded by the coding sequence ATGAACTTTACCCGTCGCAATCTGCTCGTCCTCGCCGCCGTGATCGGCATGGCCGCCGGCCCGGCCGTGGCCCAGGAGGCGCTCAACGTCGGTTCATATCCGAACAACCCGCCCTTCGAGTTCAAGGCCGAGAGCGGCAACTTCGAAGGCTTCGAGGTGGACATGGTCACCGAAGCCGCCAAGCGCCTCGGCATGACCGTCAACATCCAGGGCCTCGACTTCCAGCCGCTCTTTGCTGCGACGAGCTCGGGCCGCATCGACGTGGCGATCTCCTCCATCACGATCACCAAGGAGCGGCTCGGTTCGCAGTCCTTCACGCAGCCCTACTACGATTCCGACATGGGCGTGGCCGCCAAGGTCGATGGTTCGGTGAAGACCCTGGCCGACCTCAAGGGCAAGATCGTCGGCGTGCTGTCCGGCTCGACCGGCGAGAAGTGGTCGAAGGAGAACCAGGCCGCGCAGGGCTTCGCCGAGATCAAGGGCTATAACACCCAGCAGGACGTGCTGCTCGACCTCAATGCCGGCCGCGTCGACGGCGTGGTGAGCGACATCCCCGGCATGCAGTACGCCTTCACAAAGATGCAGGGCCTGGCGGTCGTCGATCGCATCAAGACCGGCGAGCAGTACGGGCTCATGATGACCAAGGACCACCCGCTGCTCGGCAAGATCAACGATGCGCTGACCGAGATGAAGAAAGACGGGACGACCCAGACCATCCACAAGAAGTGGTTCGGCGCGGATGCCCCTGAAGGGTCCTCGACGGTGACGGAAGCGCCGCTGCCGAAGGCCTGA
- a CDS encoding pyridoxal phosphate-dependent aminotransferase, which translates to MPPQSSAVAKARYAFEGTRAQIRDMHTENIAKMAVRARELGDVIALWYGEGDMVTPAFIRDAAKAALDDGLTFYIPDMRGHAPLNEALEEYQTRVHGQPIPISRTTVTPGGMQALYLALELLVDVGSNVVYVAPQWPNIHNAIHLIGGEPRPFSLDFKGDWRLDLDRLFATCDARTRAIFLSTPSNPTGWTASREEMLALLEFSRRTGIWIISDEVYGRLYFEGDVAPSILQIAEDGDRVLSVNSFSKAWAMTGWRIGWLTHPSGVADQLGAMTQYINSGTSGPIQAGATAAIRQGEPLVREIRQRVKTGLDLAYDKLAQIPGIILPTKPRGGMYAFFALEGEDDARKACADILEKAKVGLAPGYLFGDAANAFLRMCVCRDATQIETALDRMLDAMN; encoded by the coding sequence ATGCCGCCCCAGTCATCTGCCGTGGCCAAGGCGCGCTACGCCTTCGAAGGTACCCGCGCCCAGATCCGCGACATGCATACCGAGAACATCGCGAAGATGGCCGTGCGAGCCCGCGAGCTCGGCGACGTGATCGCGCTCTGGTATGGCGAGGGCGACATGGTGACCCCCGCCTTCATCCGCGATGCCGCCAAGGCGGCGCTCGACGACGGGCTCACCTTCTACATTCCGGACATGCGGGGCCATGCGCCGCTCAACGAGGCGCTCGAGGAGTACCAGACGCGCGTGCACGGGCAGCCGATCCCGATCTCGCGAACGACCGTGACGCCCGGCGGCATGCAGGCGCTCTACCTGGCGCTGGAACTGCTGGTCGATGTCGGCAGCAACGTCGTCTATGTCGCGCCGCAGTGGCCGAACATCCACAATGCGATCCACCTGATCGGCGGCGAGCCGCGGCCCTTCTCGCTCGACTTCAAGGGCGATTGGCGCCTCGACCTCGACCGGCTGTTCGCGACCTGCGACGCGCGCACACGCGCCATCTTCCTGTCGACGCCGTCCAACCCGACCGGCTGGACGGCGAGCCGCGAGGAGATGCTTGCGCTGCTCGAGTTCAGCCGCCGCACCGGCATCTGGATCATCTCCGACGAGGTCTACGGCCGGCTCTATTTCGAGGGCGACGTCGCTCCGTCCATCCTGCAGATCGCCGAGGACGGCGATCGCGTGCTGTCGGTCAACAGCTTCTCGAAGGCCTGGGCGATGACCGGCTGGCGCATCGGCTGGCTGACCCATCCCTCGGGCGTCGCCGACCAGCTCGGCGCGATGACCCAGTACATCAACAGCGGCACCTCCGGCCCGATCCAGGCCGGCGCGACGGCCGCCATCCGGCAGGGCGAGCCGCTCGTCCGCGAGATCCGGCAGAGGGTCAAGACCGGCCTCGACCTCGCCTATGACAAGCTCGCGCAGATTCCCGGGATAATCCTCCCGACCAAGCCGCGCGGCGGCATGTACGCTTTCTTCGCGCTCGAAGGGGAAGACGACGCGCGCAAGGCCTGCGCCGACATCCTGGAGAAGGCCAAGGTCGGGCTGGCGCCCGGCTACCTCTTCGGGGACGCGGCGAACGCCTTCCTGCGCATGTGCGTCTGCCGCGACGCGACGCAGATCGAGACTGCGCTCGATCGGATGCTCGATGCGATGAATTGA
- a CDS encoding HpcH/HpaI aldolase family protein, with product MNGLRARCLDGTRVIGTFTAIPHPVSVEVTAQAGTDFVCIDCEHAQVSRGHIEDLIRAAEVHKVPAMARVPGHGPEAIAAVLDAGACGVVIPRVGNAAQAAALVKACRYPPLGERGVGPGRAGGYGYRIPDYLARANAETVVAVQVETAEGLANAGEIAATEGVDVVFIGPGDLSVSIDAIGAAGAEKLGQAIETIIAATLAQGKAAGIFCKTPQDVARWAAKGASFFILASDTMLLGAGVAAARAEASEAMET from the coding sequence ATGAACGGACTGCGTGCAAGGTGTCTCGACGGGACGAGGGTGATCGGCACCTTCACGGCGATCCCGCATCCGGTCTCGGTGGAGGTCACGGCGCAGGCCGGCACCGACTTCGTGTGCATCGACTGCGAGCACGCCCAGGTCAGCCGCGGGCACATCGAGGATCTCATCCGCGCGGCGGAAGTCCACAAGGTGCCGGCGATGGCGCGTGTGCCGGGCCACGGCCCGGAGGCGATCGCCGCCGTTCTGGACGCGGGCGCGTGCGGGGTGGTCATCCCACGGGTCGGCAATGCCGCGCAGGCTGCGGCCCTGGTGAAGGCATGCCGCTACCCGCCGCTCGGCGAGCGTGGCGTCGGACCGGGCCGCGCCGGCGGCTATGGCTACCGCATCCCGGACTATCTGGCGCGGGCGAATGCGGAGACCGTGGTCGCGGTCCAGGTGGAGACGGCCGAAGGCCTCGCGAACGCCGGCGAGATCGCGGCGACGGAGGGCGTGGACGTCGTCTTCATCGGTCCCGGCGATCTGTCCGTGTCGATCGACGCGATCGGGGCGGCCGGCGCGGAAAAGCTCGGACAGGCGATTGAGACGATCATCGCGGCCACGCTTGCCCAGGGCAAGGCCGCCGGCATCTTCTGCAAGACGCCGCAGGATGTTGCCCGCTGGGCAGCGAAAGGCGCGAGCTTCTTCATTCTCGCGAGCGACACGATGCTGCTCGGCGCAGGCGTGGCGGCCGCCAGGGCGGAGGCATCCGAGGCGATGGAGACGTGA
- a CDS encoding LLM class flavin-dependent oxidoreductase codes for MARQHPLKGPNRLKLGVFSTNADGGLAITDVPERWLASWQDNLTAAQIADRAGLEFVLPIARWRGFGGKNRVREWSFETFTWAAGLAAATERIGLFMTVHVPLVHPLYAAKSLATVDHISQGRAGLNIVCGWNPKEFGMFGTPLVEKGYDQATEWLDILERLYASDEPIDHDGAYYHLKQAVSRPASLQAPRPVTMNAAFGGPGRDFAAAKCDYLFTTFSEIADAGKHVADIRERAERSGRDVGAYTVAHVVCRETRAEAEAYYERYAVTMADHAAVDEHMAGKKEFSQSHDRHAYDRYRQRFAGGAGSYPLIGTPQHITDDMVAIAGQGYEGIALSFVNYTQELPYFCDRVLPLLREAGLRQ; via the coding sequence ATGGCACGACAGCATCCGCTCAAGGGTCCAAACCGCCTGAAACTCGGCGTCTTCTCGACCAATGCCGACGGCGGGCTCGCCATCACCGACGTTCCGGAGCGCTGGCTGGCAAGCTGGCAGGACAATCTGACGGCAGCGCAGATCGCCGATCGCGCGGGGCTCGAGTTCGTGCTGCCGATCGCGCGCTGGCGCGGCTTCGGCGGCAAGAACCGGGTCCGCGAGTGGTCGTTCGAGACCTTCACCTGGGCCGCCGGGCTGGCGGCGGCGACCGAGCGCATCGGCCTCTTCATGACGGTGCACGTTCCGCTGGTGCACCCGCTTTATGCAGCCAAGTCGCTCGCCACAGTCGACCATATCAGCCAGGGACGTGCCGGGCTCAACATCGTCTGCGGCTGGAACCCCAAGGAGTTCGGCATGTTCGGCACGCCGCTGGTCGAGAAGGGCTACGACCAGGCGACCGAGTGGCTGGACATACTGGAGCGGCTCTACGCGTCGGACGAGCCCATCGACCACGACGGCGCCTACTACCATCTCAAGCAGGCGGTCAGCCGCCCCGCCAGCCTGCAGGCGCCACGGCCGGTGACGATGAATGCGGCTTTCGGGGGGCCGGGACGAGATTTTGCGGCGGCCAAGTGCGACTACCTGTTCACCACCTTCTCCGAGATCGCCGACGCCGGGAAGCACGTCGCCGACATCCGCGAGCGCGCCGAAAGGAGTGGCCGCGACGTCGGCGCCTACACCGTCGCGCATGTCGTCTGCCGCGAGACTCGGGCGGAAGCCGAGGCGTATTACGAGCGCTACGCCGTCACCATGGCCGACCATGCCGCCGTCGACGAGCACATGGCCGGCAAGAAGGAGTTCTCGCAGTCGCACGACCGCCACGCCTACGACCGGTACCGGCAGCGCTTTGCCGGCGGGGCGGGCAGCTATCCGTTGATAGGCACCCCGCAGCACATCACAGACGACATGGTCGCGATCGCCGGGCAGGGCTACGAGGGCATCGCCCTGTCCTTCGTGAACTACACGCAGGAACTCCCCTATTTCTGCGACCGGGTGCTCCCTCTGCTGCGCGAGGCCGGACTGCGGCAGTAG
- a CDS encoding winged helix DNA-binding protein produces MNRRTTDNHHAKMLDRSWHLARTPQEMSVADIEYALIRCFEAFGHWQAECLASVVEFAASGPENALLHMIRMNDRPKSVRDLAHMANRDDIPNIQYSLRKLIKGGLVVRSGSGRSGVTYETTALGRSVTDRYADVRADLLIDAVERMPDLAKRLEAAAHTLDLMTGIYEQAARTAATHRTRNLGAGSLLTVDSGGDRGD; encoded by the coding sequence GTGAACCGTCGAACGACAGACAACCATCATGCAAAGATGCTCGACCGTTCCTGGCATCTTGCGCGGACACCGCAGGAAATGAGTGTCGCCGACATCGAATACGCGCTGATCCGCTGCTTCGAGGCGTTCGGGCACTGGCAGGCCGAGTGCCTCGCGTCGGTGGTCGAGTTCGCGGCAAGCGGACCCGAGAACGCGCTGCTCCACATGATCCGCATGAACGACCGGCCGAAGAGCGTGCGCGACCTCGCCCACATGGCCAACCGCGACGACATCCCGAACATCCAGTACAGCCTGCGCAAGCTCATCAAGGGCGGCTTGGTCGTGCGCAGCGGGAGCGGCCGCTCGGGCGTCACCTACGAGACGACGGCGCTCGGCAGGAGCGTCACCGACCGCTATGCCGACGTGCGCGCCGACCTCCTGATCGACGCGGTGGAGCGGATGCCCGATCTTGCGAAGCGGCTGGAGGCGGCGGCCCATACGCTGGACCTGATGACCGGCATCTACGAGCAGGCGGCACGCACTGCCGCCACCCATCGGACCCGCAACCTGGGTGCGGGCAGCCTCCTCACCGTGGACAGCGGCGGCGACCGGGGCGACTGA
- a CDS encoding LLM class flavin-dependent oxidoreductase yields MQSPRNRMFNRDQFLLGTFASNCSGGMTVTKLPERWKSSWENNLKLAKLLDDAGIDFMLPIARWIGYGGETNFHGSVLETITWAAGLLARTRDITVFATIHTAANHPVVVAKQLATIDQISGGRIGLNIVAGWNKPEYEALGLSLPDDHETRYGYAQEWFDVVRALWSREEAFDWDGKFFQLKNVLGDPRPATQVPIINAAGSQQGRGFAVNNADFLFTPAIDLSRSAEEIAALKQQGSDARRDIDVLTFSHVVCRPTEKEATDYLAHFGKTHADWDAVDNLVRLQFAHAQSFPHDLLALIRDRMAAGHGGFPLTGTPEQVADGIAALHAAGFRGTTLSFVDYVEEFPYFRDNVLPLLEERGIRMPAASAAVAA; encoded by the coding sequence ATGCAATCGCCACGGAATCGCATGTTCAATCGGGACCAGTTCCTGCTTGGAACCTTCGCATCGAACTGTTCCGGCGGAATGACCGTGACGAAGCTTCCGGAGCGCTGGAAGAGTTCGTGGGAGAACAACCTGAAGCTGGCGAAGCTGCTCGATGACGCAGGCATCGACTTCATGCTGCCGATCGCGAGATGGATCGGCTACGGCGGCGAGACCAACTTCCACGGCAGCGTGCTGGAGACGATCACCTGGGCCGCGGGCCTGTTGGCGCGGACGCGCGACATCACCGTCTTCGCCACCATCCACACCGCCGCCAACCACCCCGTCGTCGTCGCCAAGCAGCTCGCCACCATCGACCAGATCAGCGGCGGCCGCATCGGCCTCAACATCGTCGCCGGCTGGAACAAGCCCGAATACGAGGCGCTGGGGCTCAGCCTCCCGGACGATCACGAGACGCGCTACGGCTACGCGCAGGAGTGGTTCGACGTCGTGCGCGCGCTGTGGAGCCGCGAGGAGGCGTTCGACTGGGACGGCAAGTTCTTCCAGCTGAAGAACGTGCTCGGCGACCCGCGCCCGGCCACGCAGGTGCCTATCATCAATGCGGCAGGGTCGCAGCAGGGCCGCGGCTTTGCCGTCAACAATGCCGACTTCCTGTTCACCCCGGCGATCGACCTTTCCCGCTCCGCCGAAGAGATTGCGGCGCTCAAGCAGCAGGGCAGTGATGCCAGGCGCGATATCGACGTGCTGACCTTCTCCCATGTCGTGTGCCGTCCCACCGAGAAGGAGGCGACCGACTATCTCGCCCATTTCGGCAAGACCCACGCCGACTGGGATGCGGTCGACAATCTGGTGCGCCTGCAGTTCGCCCATGCGCAGTCCTTCCCGCACGACCTCCTCGCGCTGATCCGCGACCGCATGGCGGCGGGCCATGGCGGCTTCCCGCTCACCGGCACGCCCGAGCAGGTCGCCGACGGCATCGCAGCACTTCATGCGGCGGGCTTTCGCGGCACGACGCTGTCCTTCGTCGACTATGTCGAGGAGTTCCCCTACTTCCGGGACAACGTGCTGCCGCTGCTCGAAGAGCGCGGCATCCGCATGCCGGCGGCATCGGCCGCGGTGGCGGCATAG
- a CDS encoding flavin reductase family protein codes for MRQIVGNVSVITAGVGEDRSGLVVISMVSLSANPPKVIACVNRASSTWPIIERFGHFGVSSLAAHHQPVAERFSGFGGIKGPDRYHGAEWMTLKTGASLLKDATAVFDCQLDEMIDRGSHSIIVGSVVAVDTHERNEALVYWRGGYRPLHLED; via the coding sequence ATGCGGCAGATCGTCGGCAATGTCAGCGTCATCACGGCCGGCGTCGGCGAGGACCGGTCCGGCCTGGTGGTGATCTCGATGGTGTCGCTTTCGGCCAACCCGCCGAAGGTGATCGCCTGCGTCAACCGCGCCTCGTCGACCTGGCCGATCATCGAGCGCTTCGGCCATTTCGGCGTCAGCTCGCTGGCGGCCCATCACCAGCCGGTGGCGGAGCGGTTTTCCGGCTTCGGCGGCATCAAGGGTCCGGATCGCTATCACGGGGCCGAGTGGATGACGCTGAAGACCGGAGCTTCGCTGCTGAAGGACGCCACGGCGGTCTTCGACTGCCAGCTGGACGAGATGATCGATCGCGGCTCGCACTCGATCATCGTCGGCTCGGTCGTTGCGGTCGACACCCACGAGCGCAACGAGGCGCTGGTCTATTGGCGCGGCGGCTACCGGCCCCTGCACCTGGAAGATTGA
- a CDS encoding ribonuclease activity regulator RraA, whose protein sequence is MTVTPAQIDVLSKISTATITTVLLKKGLRNVWMRGTMPVRAGQKRLVGPAFTLRFVPAREDLATPASWASPISTRAAIEAMPEGCIVVADALGTTDAGIFGDILAARMVKRGVAGLVTDGVMRDIAGVLGTGLPIWCRGAAAPPSVAGMTFVGWQEPISCGGVAVFPDDIVVVDDDGAVLIPAALLDHVLAEAPEQERMEEWIMREVERGVPLPGLYPMNAETKARYEASRKDVTS, encoded by the coding sequence ATGACCGTGACCCCGGCCCAGATCGACGTGCTCAGCAAGATCTCCACCGCGACGATCACCACCGTCCTGCTGAAGAAGGGCCTGCGCAACGTCTGGATGCGCGGCACGATGCCGGTTCGTGCGGGGCAGAAGCGGCTTGTCGGCCCGGCCTTCACGCTGCGCTTCGTGCCGGCCCGCGAGGACCTGGCGACGCCGGCAAGCTGGGCCTCTCCAATCTCGACACGCGCCGCCATCGAGGCGATGCCCGAGGGCTGCATTGTCGTCGCCGACGCCCTGGGCACGACCGACGCCGGAATATTCGGCGACATCCTCGCGGCGCGCATGGTGAAGCGTGGCGTCGCCGGTCTGGTGACCGATGGGGTCATGCGCGACATCGCCGGCGTCCTGGGCACCGGCCTGCCGATCTGGTGCCGCGGCGCTGCAGCTCCGCCTTCGGTGGCCGGCATGACCTTCGTCGGCTGGCAGGAGCCGATCTCGTGCGGCGGCGTCGCCGTGTTCCCTGACGACATCGTCGTCGTGGACGACGACGGTGCGGTGCTCATCCCGGCCGCCTTACTCGATCATGTGCTGGCCGAGGCGCCCGAACAGGAACGCATGGAGGAGTGGATCATGCGCGAGGTCGAGCGTGGCGTGCCCCTGCCCGGCCTCTATCCCATGAACGCGGAGACCAAGGCGCGCTACGAGGCGAGCCGGAAGGACGTCACATCCTGA
- a CDS encoding cupin domain-containing protein: protein MISDVLVPAGGQSEFWTEERCFISELHNCPQSPEASLAVARVEAGVTTQLHRLDGVTERYILRQGEGILEVDGVSQRLVAGDQAIIPAGASQRITNTGAGDLEFYCLCTPRFLPESYVNLEGGKEP from the coding sequence ATGATCTCAGACGTCTTGGTGCCAGCCGGCGGGCAGTCCGAGTTCTGGACGGAAGAGCGCTGCTTCATCTCGGAGCTGCACAATTGCCCGCAGTCTCCCGAGGCATCGCTTGCCGTGGCGCGGGTGGAGGCGGGGGTGACCACCCAGCTGCACCGGCTGGACGGGGTCACCGAACGCTACATCCTGCGCCAGGGCGAGGGCATCCTGGAAGTTGACGGCGTGAGCCAGAGGCTCGTCGCGGGAGATCAGGCCATCATTCCCGCCGGCGCTTCGCAGCGCATCACCAATACCGGAGCCGGCGACCTCGAGTTCTACTGCCTGTGCACGCCGCGCTTCCTGCCCGAAAGCTACGTCAATCTCGAAGGCGGGAAGGAGCCCTGA
- a CDS encoding S-(hydroxymethyl)glutathione dehydrogenase/class III alcohol dehydrogenase — protein sequence MKTRAAVAVAAGKPLEIMEVDLEGPREGEVLVEIKATGICHTDEFTLSGADPEGIFPAILGHEGAGVVVDVGKGVTSLRKGDHVIPLYTPECRSCPSCLSRKTNLCTAIRSTQGQGLMPDGSSRFSIGKDRIFHYMGCSTFSNFTVLPEIALAKVNPDAPFDKICYIGCGVTTGIGAVINTAKVEIGATAIVFGLGGIGLNVIQGLRLAGADMIIGVDINNDKKEWGERFGMTHFVNPKEVDGDIVPYLVNMTKRGADQIGGADYTFDCTGNTKVMRQALEASHRGWGESIIIGVAGAGQEISTRPFQLVTGRTWKGTAFGGARGRTDVPKIVDWYMEGKIQIDPMITHTMPLEDINKGFDLMNQGKSIRSVVVY from the coding sequence ATGAAGACTCGCGCCGCCGTCGCCGTTGCCGCAGGCAAGCCGCTGGAGATCATGGAGGTTGACCTCGAAGGTCCGCGCGAGGGCGAGGTGCTGGTCGAGATCAAGGCGACCGGCATCTGCCACACCGACGAGTTCACGCTGTCCGGCGCCGATCCGGAAGGCATTTTTCCCGCCATCCTCGGCCATGAGGGCGCAGGCGTCGTGGTCGACGTCGGCAAGGGCGTGACCTCGCTCAGGAAGGGCGACCACGTCATCCCGCTCTACACGCCGGAGTGCCGCTCGTGCCCGTCCTGCCTCAGCCGCAAGACCAACCTCTGCACGGCGATCCGATCGACCCAGGGCCAGGGCCTGATGCCGGACGGTTCGTCGCGCTTCTCGATCGGCAAGGACAGGATCTTCCACTACATGGGCTGCTCGACCTTCTCGAACTTCACCGTGCTGCCCGAGATCGCGCTGGCCAAGGTCAACCCGGACGCCCCCTTCGACAAGATCTGCTACATCGGCTGCGGCGTCACCACCGGCATCGGCGCGGTCATCAACACCGCCAAGGTCGAGATCGGCGCGACCGCCATCGTCTTCGGGCTGGGCGGCATCGGCCTCAACGTCATCCAGGGCCTGCGTCTCGCCGGCGCCGACATGATCATCGGCGTCGACATCAACAACGACAAGAAGGAATGGGGCGAGCGCTTCGGCATGACGCATTTCGTCAATCCGAAGGAAGTCGACGGCGACATCGTTCCCTATCTGGTCAACATGACCAAGCGCGGGGCCGATCAGATCGGTGGCGCCGACTACACCTTCGACTGCACCGGCAACACCAAGGTCATGCGCCAGGCGCTCGAAGCCTCACACCGCGGCTGGGGCGAATCGATCATCATCGGCGTCGCCGGCGCCGGCCAGGAGATCTCGACGCGGCCGTTCCAGCTGGTCACCGGCCGCACCTGGAAGGGCACCGCGTTCGGCGGCGCACGCGGCCGCACCGACGTGCCGAAGATCGTCGACTGGTACATGGAGGGCAAGATCCAGATCGACCCGATGATCACCCACACCATGCCGCTCGAAGACATCAACAAGGGCTTCGACCTGATGAACCAGGGCAAGTCGATCAGGAGCGTGGTGGTCTACTGA
- a CDS encoding phosphotransferase family protein, translating into MKAPDQHQAFSEDGDVLDGLRRLGLLEDSERPELTPLTGGVSSEIWKVSSARGEFCVKRALARLRVAAVWEAPLERSHFEAEWMRVAGSIRPDNVPELLAEDVASHLVVMRFLPPADYPLWKAQLRDGHADPAFAAKVGEALVAIHAATADDPAIAARFATDAAFHAIRLEPYLEATASRHENVADRLFELSRTTAGTKRCLVHGDVSPKNILAGAGGPVFLDAECAWFGDPAFDLAFVLNHLLLKCMWTPAAGEKFLDCFAALIAAYVAGVTWEPAQALEERAAALLPGLMLARIDGKSPVEYITAEADKDRVRGFAIPLLQRPATTLADIAAAWRLEISR; encoded by the coding sequence ATGAAGGCACCAGACCAGCATCAGGCTTTTTCGGAAGATGGCGATGTTCTGGACGGCTTGCGCCGCCTCGGCCTTCTCGAGGATAGCGAACGCCCGGAACTGACGCCCCTGACCGGCGGCGTGTCTTCAGAAATCTGGAAGGTCTCGTCGGCACGAGGAGAATTTTGCGTGAAGCGGGCGCTGGCGCGCCTGCGCGTCGCCGCCGTCTGGGAAGCGCCGCTTGAACGCAGCCATTTTGAAGCGGAGTGGATGCGCGTCGCCGGCTCGATCCGCCCGGACAACGTGCCGGAGCTGCTTGCCGAAGACGTCGCAAGCCACCTCGTCGTGATGCGCTTCCTGCCGCCGGCGGACTATCCGCTGTGGAAGGCCCAACTGCGCGACGGCCATGCCGATCCGGCGTTCGCCGCAAAAGTGGGGGAGGCGCTGGTCGCGATCCATGCCGCCACGGCGGACGACCCGGCGATAGCTGCCCGTTTCGCCACCGATGCGGCCTTTCACGCCATCCGCCTCGAGCCCTATCTCGAAGCTACGGCCTCCAGGCACGAGAATGTCGCCGACCGCCTGTTCGAGCTGTCGCGGACGACGGCCGGAACGAAACGCTGTCTCGTGCATGGCGACGTCAGCCCGAAGAACATCCTGGCCGGGGCAGGCGGGCCGGTCTTTCTCGATGCCGAATGCGCCTGGTTCGGCGACCCCGCCTTCGACCTGGCCTTCGTGCTCAACCACCTGCTGCTGAAATGCATGTGGACGCCTGCCGCAGGCGAAAAATTCCTCGACTGCTTCGCCGCGCTGATCGCCGCCTACGTTGCCGGGGTGACATGGGAACCGGCTCAGGCTCTCGAAGAGCGCGCCGCCGCTCTGCTGCCCGGCCTCATGCTGGCGCGCATCGACGGCAAGTCGCCGGTCGAGTACATCACCGCGGAGGCCGACAAGGACAGAGTTCGCGGCTTCGCCATTCCCCTGCTGCAACGGCCTGCAACGACGCTGGCCGACATAGCCGCCGCGTGGCGGCTGGAGATTTCCAGATGA
- the eno gene encoding phosphopyruvate hydratase — protein MSMNIETVTGRRVWDSRGRPTVEVDVTLAGGARGRAIAPAGASTGSGEAVDLRDRGASQSGMDVTRALAGIADEIAPALAGMDAADQAAVDRRMIDLDGTPNKSRLGGNALIATSMAVAHAAAAGAGLPLWRYLAGDNAPGALPLPEIQIFGGGAHAGRRIDIQDLMVIAVGASDFATALDWTADVYRAAGKLMAERGKLSGVADEGGFWPLFDSNEEALSTLLRAIERSGHRPGEDVAISLDIAASEFGENGSYRLDRENRTLDRAGMADMLLEWTKRYPIVSIEDPLAEDDEAGLVEFTRAAGPTLQIIGDDFLVTNAARVRHAASVGACNAVLIKPNQAGTLTETRAALEAAREAGYSAVVSARSGETEDVTIVHLAVGWNVPQLKVGSFTRSERMAKWNEGLRLAEQLPTGGELPPRASLPWKV, from the coding sequence ATGAGCATGAACATCGAAACCGTGACCGGACGGCGGGTCTGGGATTCGCGCGGTCGCCCCACCGTAGAGGTCGACGTCACGCTGGCCGGCGGCGCGCGCGGACGCGCCATAGCCCCGGCGGGCGCCTCGACGGGCTCAGGAGAGGCTGTCGATCTGCGCGACCGCGGTGCGAGCCAGAGCGGCATGGATGTGACAAGGGCGCTCGCCGGCATCGCGGACGAGATCGCGCCGGCGCTTGCCGGGATGGATGCCGCAGACCAGGCGGCTGTCGATCGGCGTATGATCGACCTCGACGGGACGCCGAACAAATCGCGCCTCGGCGGCAACGCGCTGATCGCAACCTCAATGGCGGTCGCCCATGCCGCAGCGGCGGGCGCAGGGTTGCCCCTTTGGAGGTATCTCGCCGGCGACAACGCGCCCGGCGCGCTGCCGCTGCCCGAGATCCAGATCTTCGGGGGCGGCGCGCATGCCGGCAGGCGCATCGACATCCAGGACCTGATGGTGATCGCGGTCGGGGCTTCCGATTTCGCGACCGCGCTCGACTGGACCGCGGATGTGTACCGCGCGGCGGGCAAGCTGATGGCTGAGAGGGGCAAGCTGTCCGGCGTCGCCGACGAGGGCGGTTTCTGGCCGCTGTTCGATTCCAACGAGGAGGCGCTGTCCACGCTGCTCCGGGCCATCGAGCGCTCCGGCCATCGGCCGGGCGAGGACGTCGCCATCTCGCTCGACATCGCGGCCAGCGAGTTCGGCGAGAATGGCAGCTACCGGCTCGACCGCGAGAACCGCACGCTCGACCGCGCCGGAATGGCGGACATGCTGCTCGAATGGACGAAAAGGTACCCGATCGTGTCGATCGAGGACCCGCTGGCCGAGGACGACGAGGCCGGGCTGGTGGAATTCACCCGGGCGGCGGGGCCGACGCTGCAGATCATCGGCGACGATTTTCTGGTCACCAATGCCGCCCGTGTCCGTCACGCCGCATCGGTGGGCGCCTGTAACGCGGTGCTGATCAAGCCCAACCAGGCCGGTACGCTGACCGAAACCAGGGCGGCGCTGGAAGCTGCCCGCGAGGCCGGCTATTCCGCGGTCGTCTCGGCCCGCTCAGGCGAAACCGAGGACGTCACCATTGTTCACCTCGCCGTGGGTTGGAACGTGCCGCAACTCAAGGTCGGGTCCTTCACGCGCTCCGAGCGGATGGCGAAGTGGAACGAGGGTCTGCGCCTTGCCGAGCAGCTTCCCACCGGGGGGGAGCTGCCGCCCCGCGCTTCGCTGCCCTGGAAGGTCTGA